The Populus alba chromosome 4, ASM523922v2, whole genome shotgun sequence genome contains a region encoding:
- the LOC118047301 gene encoding vesicle-fusing ATPase: MASRFGFQSTTMIVTNTPAADLALTNLAYCSPSDLHNFAVPGTKLFLALVADSSVLSFSPHENIRTGQIALNSIQRRHAKVSSGDTVSVSRFIPPEDFNLALLTLELEFVKKGTKNEQIDAVILANQLRKRFANQVMTSGQRVTFEYHGNNYIFTVTQATVEGREDSNDVERGMISSDTYIVFEASNSSGIKIVNQREAASSNIFRHKEFNLQSLGIGGLGAEFADIFRRAFASRVFPPHVTSKLGIKHVKGMLLYGPPGTGKTLMARQIGKMLNGREPKIVNGPEVLSKFVGETEKNVRDLFADAENDQRTNGDQSDLHVIIFDEIDAICKSRGSTRDGTGVHDSIVNQLLTKIDGVESLNNVLLIGMTNRKDLLDEALLRPGRLEVQVEISLPDENGRLQILQIHTNKMKENSFLAPDVNLQELAARTKNYSGAELEGVVKSAVSFALNRQLSLDDLTKPVDEESIKVTMDDFLHALHEIVPAFGASTDDLERCRLNGMVDCGDRHKHIYQRAMLLVEQVKVSKGSPMVTCLLEGPSGSGKTALAATVGIDSDFPYVKIISAETMIGLHESTKCAQIVKVFEDAYKSPLSIIILDDIERLLEYVAIGPRFSNIISQTLMVLLKRLPPKGKKLLVLGTTSEVSFLDSVGICDAFSVTYHLPTLKADDAKKVLEQLNVFAEDDVSDAAEALNDMTIKKLYMLIEMAAQGEQGGAAEAIYSGKEKIKIAHFYDCLQDIVRF, translated from the exons ATGGCGAGCCGGTTCGGTTTCCAATCAACGACAATGATCGTGACAAACACACCAGCGGCGGATCTAGCACTCACAAATCTCGCTTACTGCTCCCCCTCCGATCTCCACAACTTCGCCGTCCCTGGAACCAAGCTCTTCTTAGCTTTAGTCGCTGACTCCTCTGTTCTCTCTTTTT CTCCTCATGAAAATATTCGTACCGGTCAAATTGCGCTAAATTCGATTCAGCGAAGGCATGCTAAGGTTTCATCTGGCGATACGGTTTCTGTGAGCAG gtttatcCCTCCTGAAGATTTTAACCTTGCATTGTTAACACTTGAGTTGGAATTTGTGAAGAAGGGGACTAAGAATGAGCAG ATTGATGCTGTTATTCTGGCCAACCAGCTTAGGAAGAGGTTTGCTAACCAG GTTATGACATCTGGGCAAAGAGTAACATTTGAGTATCATGGAAACAATTACATATTTACAGTCACTCAAGCCACTGTGGAGGGACGGGAAGATTCTAATGATGTTGAGAGAGGAATGATTTCAAGTGATACATACATTGTCTTTGAAGCATCAAATTCAAGTGGCATTAAg ATTGTCAATCAGCGTGAAGCTGCCAGTAGCAACATCTTTAGGCATAAGGAGTTTAATCTTCAGTCACTGGGTATAGGTGGTTTGGGTGCAGAGTTTGCAGATATATTTCGAAGAGCTTTTGCCTCTCGTGTTTTCCCACCTCACGTGACAAGCAA ATTGGGGATCAAGCATGTAAAGGGAATGCTGCTTTATGGGCCTCCTGGCACTGGAAAAACTCTCATGGCTCGTCAAATTGGAAAAATGCTGAATGGGAGAGAGCCAAAG ATTGTTAATGGACCTGAAGTCCTAAGCAAATTTGTTGGTGAGACTGAAAAGAATGTCAGAGACCTGTTTGCTGATGCTGAAAATGATCAAAGAACCAATG GGGACCAAAGTGATTTGCATGTAATAAtctttgatgaaattgatgCCATATGTAAG TCAAGAGGATCAACTAGAGATGGTACAGGAGTCCATGATAGCATTGTGAACCAGCTACTTACAAAG ATAGATGGTGTGGAGTCCCTGAATAATGTTTTACTTATCGGAATGACCAACAGAAAGGATTTGCTTGATGAAGCACTTTTGAG GCCAGGAAGATTGGAGGTTCAAGTTGAAATAAGCCTTCCTGATGAAAATGGTCGGCTGCAGATTCTTCAAATTCATACAAACAAGATGAAAGAGAATTCTTTTCTTGCTCCTGATGTAAATCTTCAAGAGCTTG CTGCTCGCACAAAAAATTACAGTGGAGCAGAACTTGAAGGTGTAGTGAAAAGTGCAGTATCATTTGCTTTGAATCGACAACTAAGTCTAGATGATCTTACCAAGCCAGTAGATGAAGAGAGTATTAAAGTTACAATGGATGACTTTTTGCATGCACTCCATGAAATTGTTCCGGCATTTGGAGCCTCCACTGATGACCTTGAACGATGCAG ACTTAATGGCATGGTGGACTGTGGTGATCGACACAAGCATATTTATCAGAGAGCTATGCTACTGGTGGAGCAAGTTAAAGTTAGCAAGGGAAGTCCAATGGTCACTTGCCTTCTGGAAGGCCCAAGTGGCAG TGGTAAAACTGCATTGGCAGCTACTGTTGGCATTGACAGTGATTTTCCATATGTCAAGATA ATCTCAGCTGAAACAATGATTGGTCTCCATGAGAGCACTAAATGTGCACAGATTGTTAAG GTGTTCGAGGATGCATACAAGTCTCCTTTAAGCATTATAATTCTTGATGACATTGAGAG ATTATTGGAGTATGTCGCTATTGGGCCTCgcttttcaaatataatttctcAGACATTGATGGTACTCCTGAAACGTCTTCCTCCCAAG GGAAAGAAACTTCTGGTGTTAGGGACAACAAGTGAAGTAAGCTTCTTGGATTCAGTTGGTATTTGTGATGCTTTCTCTGTTACTTACCACCTTCCCACATTGAAGGCAGATGATGCAAAGAAG GTACTGGAACAGCTCAATGTTTTCGCTGAAGATGATGTCAGTGATGCTGCAGAAGCCCTGAATGAT ATGACTATCAAGAAGCTCTATATGTTGATTGAGATGGCAGCCCAGGGAGAGCAAGGTGGAGCTGCTGAGGCTATCTATTCCGGTAAAGAGAAGATCAAGATTGCACATTTTTACGATTGTCTTCAGGACATTGTGCGATTCTAA